From one Sphingobacteriales bacterium genomic stretch:
- the pyk gene encoding pyruvate kinase gives MKTPKRKTKIVATIGPASNSYAALVELYQSGVNVFRLNFSHGRHEDHRQVIEHIVQLNKEHHAHVSILADLQGPKLRTGLMQNNAILLEEGKSIRVTCDDVIGTKEIFSVTYEHLATDLRIGEFILIDDGKLELKVEKVLNEKIIQCKIVSGGILSSKKGFNLPDTRISLPSLTEKDRADLAFILTQPVNWVALSFVRTAKEINELKDIIHQHESPLKVVAKIEKPEAVKNIDSIIKATDAIMIARGDLGVEVAMEEMPLIQKNIILKSIQNARPVIIATQVMESMIDMPRPTRAEITDVANGVLDGADAIMLSGETSIGKNPSKVVQTIDRIIRRTEQEDEIYHKHQLPDKNSKTFLSDAICFNACKIAADVNAKAINGMTYSGYTAFMLASNRPKADIHIFTSNQSLLNTLDLVWGVDVFFYDKFVSTDESIDDIIQILKREKVVSSDDIIVSTASMPIKGRGRTNMVKISKIK, from the coding sequence ATGAAGACTCCAAAAAGAAAAACCAAAATAGTAGCTACCATCGGGCCGGCGAGTAACTCCTACGCTGCTTTAGTGGAGCTCTATCAAAGCGGCGTAAATGTTTTCCGATTAAATTTCTCTCACGGGAGACACGAAGACCACCGGCAGGTGATCGAACATATCGTACAGCTCAACAAAGAACACCATGCACATGTCAGCATTTTAGCGGATTTACAAGGTCCCAAACTGCGTACCGGTTTAATGCAGAACAATGCCATCCTCCTCGAGGAAGGAAAATCCATCAGGGTAACGTGTGATGACGTGATTGGTACAAAAGAAATCTTTTCAGTGACCTATGAACACCTTGCCACTGATTTAAGGATCGGAGAATTTATTCTGATAGACGATGGCAAACTGGAACTGAAGGTGGAAAAAGTCCTGAATGAAAAGATCATTCAATGCAAAATCGTTTCCGGCGGTATTTTATCTTCTAAAAAAGGGTTTAATTTACCCGACACCAGAATTTCATTACCCAGCTTAACCGAAAAGGACCGTGCGGACCTGGCATTTATCCTGACACAACCTGTCAACTGGGTAGCCTTATCTTTTGTAAGGACTGCCAAAGAGATCAATGAATTAAAAGACATCATACACCAGCACGAATCTCCGCTGAAGGTAGTCGCAAAAATAGAAAAACCGGAAGCTGTGAAGAATATCGACAGCATCATTAAGGCAACAGACGCCATTATGATAGCACGGGGTGATTTGGGCGTAGAAGTGGCAATGGAAGAGATGCCGCTGATCCAGAAAAACATTATCCTCAAATCGATCCAGAATGCGCGCCCTGTCATCATTGCGACGCAGGTAATGGAATCCATGATTGATATGCCTCGTCCGACGCGGGCAGAAATCACCGATGTGGCCAATGGTGTTCTGGATGGCGCAGATGCCATCATGCTGAGCGGCGAAACATCCATTGGTAAGAATCCTTCAAAAGTGGTACAAACCATCGACCGTATTATTCGCCGAACGGAACAGGAAGACGAGATTTATCACAAACACCAGCTGCCGGATAAAAACTCGAAGACATTCCTGTCGGATGCCATTTGTTTCAATGCCTGTAAAATTGCGGCGGATGTAAATGCAAAAGCCATCAACGGTATGACCTATTCCGGATATACTGCTTTCATGCTGGCGAGCAACCGCCCGAAAGCTGACATCCATATTTTTACCAGTAATCAGAGCCTGCTGAACACACTGGACTTAGTCTGGGGTGTGGATGTTTTTTTCTACGATAAATTTGTAAGCACCGACGAATCCATTGATGATATCATCCAGATACTAAAACGCGAAAAGGTGGTCTCATCCGATGATATCATTGTAAGCACCGCCAGTATGCCGATTAAAGGCAGAGGCAGAACCAATATGGTGAAGATTAGTAAAATAAAGTGA